Genomic segment of bacterium:
TGGACCGTTTCAAGGCCCTCAACGACACCCACGGCCACCAGGTCGGCGACGCGATCCTGCGCTACACCGCCCAGACCCTGCGCCGCACCGTGCGCGCGATCGACATCGTCTGCCGCTTAGGTGGCGATGAGTTCGCCATCCTCATGCCCGACACCGATGCGGATGAATGCCGCATCCTGGCGGAGCGTCTGCGTCAGGCGCTGGCCGCCGGCCGCTTCACTCTGGGCCGCGGCCAGTCCGGCGGCGAGGTGCTCAATTTGCAGTTGTCGCTGGGGGGCGCGAGTTTCCCGCGTCATGCCGAGCGCGCCGAACGGCTCCTCTGGTGCGCCGACATGGCGCTCCTGGAAGCCAAACGCCAGGGCGGCAACCTCTTCGTGCTCTCCGATCCGGCGCGGCACCGGCGCGGCGTCGCGTTGTAAAACCACCAAATCCGACGTATATTCAGCGGGCACGCCAAATGCCCGACATTGTCATGAGCATGCACTCACACCATCCCCAGACCGCCGCCACCGCCGCCGGTCCCGCCCTGCGCTCGCGGGTGGTCGCCGTGCGCACCACACCGGAGACCGTGCTCGATGACTACCGCCGCCTGCTCGATCTGGCCGGCGTCGTCGATGGTCTCGACCGCAACGCCGACACGCTGCTGAAATTGAATCTGTCCTGGACCAAGTACTTTCCCGCCTGTTCCTCGCAGCCCTGGCAGGTGGAGGGCGTGGTCAAGGCGCTTCTGGAGTATGGTTTCCCGCGCGAACGGCTCTGGCCCATCGAGAACAAGACCGTGGTCACCGACCCGATCAAAGGGGCGACCAACAACATCTGGCTGCCGATCCTCGAGAAGTACGGGCTGACGTTTACGCCCCTGCCGTCGGTCGAATGGACGGTGTATCATTTCGAGACCCCGCTTCTGGCGCTCAATCACATTTTTCCCCAGGGGATCGAGATCCCGAAGATGTACGCCGGCAAGCAGATCATTCACTTCCCGACGGTGAAGACCCACGGTCACGCCATCACCACCGGCGCGATCAAAAACGCCTTTGGCGGGCTGCTAAAAGAAGTGCGCCACTACGCGCACAAACACATCCACGAGGTGATGGTCGATTTGGTGCTGATGCAGAGGGAGCTGCACCCGAAGATCTTCGCCGTGATGGATGGGACCGTCTGCGGCGACGGCGCCGGGCCGCGCACGATGATCCCGCGCGAGGGCAACGTCCTGCTGGCCTCGTTCGATTCGGTCGCCATCGACGCGGTCGCCGCGCGCGTGATGGGCTTCGATCCATTCTCGATTCCGTACCTGCGCATGTGCCACGAACGCGGCCTCGGCGTGGCCGACATCGGCCAGATCGACTTAATCGGCGATGATATCCGCCAGATCAACCTCGGATTCAAGACCAAGAAGTCGCTGGTCATCTGGGGCGATCAGATGCTGCGCAAGGGACCGCTGCGTTTCCTCGAACGGCCGCTTCTGCATTCGCCGCTGGTCGCCTGGGCGCCCTTTGCCTCCAATGTCTACCACGACTGGCTCTGGTACCCGACCGTCGGCCGCAAGATCATCCGCGGCTACAGCAAGACCCCATGGGGACGACTGTTCGAGGACTACAAGAAGCGTTACCTGGACCGTCGCTGACGAAATCATCGCGCGGGGCGCTTCGGGCGCCCTGTGTGTTTCCGAAAGGATATACTCATGTCACAGGGAACCGTGGCCGTGCTCGGCGCCTCGAAGGACCGCGGCAAATTCGGCAACAAGGCCGTACGCGCCTACATCCGCCAGGGATGGACAGTCTACCCGGTCAACCCCAATGAGACCGAGATCGAAGGGGTGACCGCCTACAAGTCGATCCTCGATGTGCCCCGCCCGGTGGACCGTGTCACCGTCTATCTGTCGCCCAAAATCGGCCTGACGGTGTTGCCCGACATCGCCGCCGTCGCGCCCGGCGAGGTTTTTTTCAATCCCGGCTCCGATGCTCCCGAAGTCATTGCCCGCGCCACCGAACTCGGGTTGCAGCCGATCGTGGCCTGCTCGATTGTCGATATCGGCATGACCCCGGCCGAGTTGCCCGCGTAGCCCGTGCCGGACGACGACCCCCAGAGTCCCCTGCGCTTCGATCTGCGCTGCGGTTGGTGCGGACGCGCCTATCCCAGTGACCAGATCGCCTGCTTCTGCGCCGACTGCAACCGCCCCCTGCTCGCCCGCTTTCATCTGACCGTCGGCGAAGGCGATCGGATACGCGCCCAATTGAACAACGAACGGCCCGGCGTCTGGCGCTACCGTCGCCTTCTGCCGGTGGCCGATGGCCGGAACATCCTCACGCTCGGTGAGGGCGGCGCGCCGCTGGTCGCCGCGCCGCGGTTGGCGCAACGGCTGGGTCTGACGCGCCTCTGGATTAAAGACGAATCGCAGAACCCGACCGGATCATTCAAAGCGCGCGGCATGACCGTGGCCATCTCGCGCGCCCGCGAATTGGGGGTGCGCCGATTTTGCCTGCCGTCGGCGGGCAACGCCGCCGGCGCGGCCGCCGCCTATGGCGCGCTGGCCGGATGCCCGGTGCGGGTCTACATGCCCGAGGATTCCGGTGAGGCCTTCTTCGGCGAATGCCGCGCCTATGGCGCCGAGGTGCGCGCCGTCAAGGGCACCATCGCCGACTGCGGCGCGCGCCTGCGCGCCGAATGCGACCCCGCCGAATGGTTCGACCTCTCCACGCTGAAGGAGCCCTTCCGCCTGGAGGGGAAGAAGACCATGGGCTATGAACTCTGGGAGGATTTCGACGGCGACCTCCCCGATGTCATCATCTATCCCACCGGCGGCGGCACCGGCTTGATCGGCATGTGGAAGGCCTTCGAGGAGATGGAACAACTCGGCTGGATCGATGCGCGTCGTCCGCGTCTGGTCTCCGTGCAAGCCGAGGGTTGCGCTCCGATCGTGCGCGCCTTCAGCGCCGGCGCGAAGACCGCCGATCCCGTCTCCGATCCGCACACCGCCGCGCTGGGATTGCGCGTGCCGTCGGCCTTCGGCGACTTCCTGATATTGCTCGCCCTTCGCGAGTCCGGCGGGGCCGCCGTGGCGGTCGGCGAAGACGAATGGGCGCAGGGATCGAACTGGATGGCCGCCGACACGGGCATCTTCGCCTGCCCCGAAGGCGGCGCGACCGTGGCGGCCCTGCGACAGTTGCGCGATCGCGGCCTGGTGCAGGCCGGCGACTGTGTCGTGCTCTTCAACACGGGCTCGGGGTTCAAGTACCCGCCGACGACCTGGCCGCGTCCATAGCGGCCACGACTCTCCATGCCGATTCAATGGTGGATGATTCTTCTCTGTCTTGGCTGGGGAGGCAGGATTCGAACCTGCGATCGACCGGTTAACAGCCGGTTGCCTTACCGCTAGGCCACTCCCCAGTCAGGAGGACGTCAGCGATGAACCGCGACATCAGGGCGAGCCGCTTTGTGATCGCGGGATAATGCGGGTTCGGGCGCGGCGGTGAACTCCGCCCCGAAGGCACTGCGGCAAAATGCCACCGCGGCGCCCCTTGGATCAAGCAATTTGAGCAGACGCTCCCGTCCCGGAGCGCTGAAGACCGGGCTGTCGGCCATCTGACGCATCGCCGCCGCCAACAGCGCCGGGTCGGCCGAATCGCAGACAATCCCCAGATGGAAGCGGCGGATCATCACGCCCAGATCGCCGACGTCGGTGCCGATCACCGGACGGTGTGCCTGCGCCGCCTCGGAGAAAACCAGCGGCAGACTGTCGGACTTAGTCGGGATGACGACAAAATCACACTGACGATACGCGTCGAGAATTTCCGTGCGGCCCACCGGTCCGGTAAAGGCAACCGACGGCGCGATTCCCAATGTCTCGGCCTCTTCACGCAGCGATGCCAGATCGGGGCCGTCGCCCACAAACCGCAACCGGGCCGCCGGCAGCGACCGGATGACCTCGGCAAAGGCCAGGAGCAATTCACGCGTGCCCTTGGCCCGGTGGATACGCCCGAGATACAGGTAGCGCGGCGCCGCGGTGGCCGAGGGCGCTTGCATCGGCAGCTCGCCCGAAAGCGGACGAAACGACGGCAGGAAGCGGCAACCCAACCCCAGCCAGCTTTTCACCCGCTCGCAGATATCCTCACCGTCGCCGAAGACCTGTGCCGCGTCGCGCAGCACTCTCGCAATCTGCGCGCCGATGAACGGACGCTGCGACCACGAGTAAATGTCCGACCCCAGGCACCAGACCGAGTAGGGGATGCCATACTCGCGCGACAGACGCCGCGCAAATTCTCCCGACGGCAGCGCCCAGAGCGCGAAAATGTGATCGTAACGATGACTCTGGCAGAGCGCGCGCCCCAACTCGTGACCGGCGGCGACGAAGCGCTTCAGACGGACCCAGCTGGCCGGCGACGCCAGATTCCAGCAGCCGACCGGCGATGATGCCCCGGTCTCAAAGCGATGCACCGATGGCGCTTCGGGGCAGACCGGACGGTGTGTGTAGCGCGGGGTGAGCACATCCACCGCCACGCCGCAGCCGCGCAGCGCCTCGACAAAGTGGGGCACAAACGGCGACGCCGGATCGTCGGCGTCGCAGGGATAGCGGTTGGTGATGACGAGGATCCGTCTCATCGCGCCGCCAGTTCATGCTCCGTGTCGCGTGTGGTCGGCGCCGGGGTTTCCTCCGGGACCGGTTGATCCGTCGGCCTCATCTGCAGCGTCGCCGCCCGGATCGTCTTTTGGGTGCGGAATAGCTCACGCCGGATTTGGACAATCTGCGATCCCAGGAAACCGAACAATAGCACCTGCAGTCCCGCCACCAGCAGAATCACGGTGAGGGAGACCAGCGGACGATCGGGATTGAGCGACTCGGTCTGCCACAGATAGATCAGGTGCAGTCCCGCGCCCAGCCCCAGGCCCATGATCAACGCGCCAATGAGCCCGAAAAGCAGGATCGGTTTCTCGTAAAAAGAAAAGATCAGATGCGAGGCCGCGGTGGCCTTGAAAAAGAACTTCGAGCGGCCGCGTTTCCGTCCGGTGAGCGTCGCCGGCATCTCCGCGGGGACAAACCCCGCCGCGATCGCCTTGGAGATGATTTCAAGGTGCAAGTCCTTGTCGTTGGATTCCAGCTCGAGGACCTCGAGCACCTCGCGGCGGTAGGCGCGCAAGATGCCGGTGACGGTCGTGAGGCCCCCCGGCATCGCCAGCCCCAGAATCCGGTTCCCCCAGCGCGAGATCAAAAGCCGCCCGGCCGGGACATTCTCCGTACGGCCTCCCCGGCAGTAGGGCGAGCCCACGACGAAGTCTACCTCGGGCCGCTCGTCGAGCACCGACAACAACCCGAGAATGTGTTCGGGATCGTAACTGAGATCGGCGTCGATGCTGACGATGATCCGTCCGCGCGCGGCGGCAAAGCCCTGACGAATCGCATAACCGCGTCCGCGGTTGGGCCTGTACGAAACCACGCGCAAGACACGCTGCGACTGCGCCATCGAGCGCAGACGCTCGCCGGTGGCGTCGGTGGAACCATCGTCGATTGCGATGATCTCGAAGGTCCGGCCCGCGCGCGACAGTACCGCAACGATCCGGTCGACCGTGGCGGGCAGGTTGTCCAGTTCGTTGTGCATCGGCACAACGACCGAAACATCGGGACGATGTGAGGCCGTGGGTGTACGCATCCCATGTCGCGCCGGCCCCATCCCTGGGGTCCGGAACTCTTAGGAGATTATCGACAGAAACGGGGAGAGATTAAGGCAGGAACCTGACGACTCACTGAACGCGCCATGCAGCCGACGGCTCGCCCTCCCATAAAGTCCGTACGAAAGGGAGGGCGAGGCTCCCGTCGAGCCGTCCCGGCGCGACTGCATCGGTTCGCGCACAGCGCGAACTTCAGACCACCCAAATGATCGCAATGATCAGGCTCGCCCCGGCCAGCGAACGCCACACGATCGAGCGCCCGCGACGGCGCAACATGGCCGCCATCTCCGGATCGGCGAACGGCTCATCCTGACCGTCGAGATTGCGCGTCCCGCGCGCCGCATGACGTACTCAGGTGGCCTCGCGCGCCTGCAGGAGCCCGACCAGACCCAGGTACAACAAGGGAAGCAGCGCCAACCGCCAGAGCCGTCCCGCCGCCAGGAGCAGCAGGGCGACCCCCAACGCCGCCGATGCCCCGAGCGCCATCAGTCCGCCCAGACGGCGCAGGGCCCGTTCGCGCTCGCCGATGTTGCAGACGCTCCCGACCGCCGGGTCAATCGCATGCCGCAATCAATCTTTCCGTGCCGGCCCGGTCCAGCCCGAAGCCGCTTGTGCCGATAACTCAGAGGAGGGGAAGGGGAGTATGCACGAGTCCGACATCATCACCGAGCCCATCGCGATCGAGCCACCGGCGCCGGTTGTGCCGACCAGCGAGCGGCCCCGTCTGGTGACGCGTCTCGCGCCTGCCAATGACCGGCAACGCTACTTCGATCACTATTGGGAAACCCGGCAATTAACCAGCGTCGACAGCCGCACCCGCCTGCGCATCGGCCTGATCGACCGGATGCTGGAGCATCGCGGCGGCCGATTGCTCGATGTCGGTTGCGGCCGCGGCTCGGCCGCGGCCTATTTCGCCGAGTCGGGCTTCGATGTCGCCGCCATTGATCTTTCGCCGATGGCGGTCGAATGGACCCGCCGCCAGCATCACCGCATCCGTGCCGCCGTCGTCGATCTGGAGACCGATCCGATCCATGGCCTGTTCGATGTCGTACTCTGTCTGGAAGTGCTGCAGCAGGTGCGCGAACCGGCCAGAGCGCTGGAAAAACTGG
This window contains:
- a CDS encoding DUF362 domain-containing protein — its product is MSMHSHHPQTAATAAGPALRSRVVAVRTTPETVLDDYRRLLDLAGVVDGLDRNADTLLKLNLSWTKYFPACSSQPWQVEGVVKALLEYGFPRERLWPIENKTVVTDPIKGATNNIWLPILEKYGLTFTPLPSVEWTVYHFETPLLALNHIFPQGIEIPKMYAGKQIIHFPTVKTHGHAITTGAIKNAFGGLLKEVRHYAHKHIHEVMVDLVLMQRELHPKIFAVMDGTVCGDGAGPRTMIPREGNVLLASFDSVAIDAVAARVMGFDPFSIPYLRMCHERGLGVADIGQIDLIGDDIRQINLGFKTKKSLVIWGDQMLRKGPLRFLERPLLHSPLVAWAPFASNVYHDWLWYPTVGRKIIRGYSKTPWGRLFEDYKKRYLDRR
- a CDS encoding glycosyltransferase family 2 protein — protein: MRTPTASHRPDVSVVVPMHNELDNLPATVDRIVAVLSRAGRTFEIIAIDDGSTDATGERLRSMAQSQRVLRVVSYRPNRGRGYAIRQGFAAARGRIIVSIDADLSYDPEHILGLLSVLDERPEVDFVVGSPYCRGGRTENVPAGRLLISRWGNRILGLAMPGGLTTVTGILRAYRREVLEVLELESNDKDLHLEIISKAIAAGFVPAEMPATLTGRKRGRSKFFFKATAASHLIFSFYEKPILLFGLIGALIMGLGLGAGLHLIYLWQTESLNPDRPLVSLTVILLVAGLQVLLFGFLGSQIVQIRRELFRTQKTIRAATLQMRPTDQPVPEETPAPTTRDTEHELAAR
- a CDS encoding threonine synthase: MPDDDPQSPLRFDLRCGWCGRAYPSDQIACFCADCNRPLLARFHLTVGEGDRIRAQLNNERPGVWRYRRLLPVADGRNILTLGEGGAPLVAAPRLAQRLGLTRLWIKDESQNPTGSFKARGMTVAISRARELGVRRFCLPSAGNAAGAAAAYGALAGCPVRVYMPEDSGEAFFGECRAYGAEVRAVKGTIADCGARLRAECDPAEWFDLSTLKEPFRLEGKKTMGYELWEDFDGDLPDVIIYPTGGGTGLIGMWKAFEEMEQLGWIDARRPRLVSVQAEGCAPIVRAFSAGAKTADPVSDPHTAALGLRVPSAFGDFLILLALRESGGAAVAVGEDEWAQGSNWMAADTGIFACPEGGATVAALRQLRDRGLVQAGDCVVLFNTGSGFKYPPTTWPRP
- a CDS encoding CoA-binding protein gives rise to the protein MSQGTVAVLGASKDRGKFGNKAVRAYIRQGWTVYPVNPNETEIEGVTAYKSILDVPRPVDRVTVYLSPKIGLTVLPDIAAVAPGEVFFNPGSDAPEVIARATELGLQPIVACSIVDIGMTPAELPA
- a CDS encoding glycosyltransferase yields the protein MRRILVITNRYPCDADDPASPFVPHFVEALRGCGVAVDVLTPRYTHRPVCPEAPSVHRFETGASSPVGCWNLASPASWVRLKRFVAAGHELGRALCQSHRYDHIFALWALPSGEFARRLSREYGIPYSVWCLGSDIYSWSQRPFIGAQIARVLRDAAQVFGDGEDICERVKSWLGLGCRFLPSFRPLSGELPMQAPSATAAPRYLYLGRIHRAKGTRELLLAFAEVIRSLPAARLRFVGDGPDLASLREEAETLGIAPSVAFTGPVGRTEILDAYRQCDFVVIPTKSDSLPLVFSEAAQAHRPVIGTDVGDLGVMIRRFHLGIVCDSADPALLAAAMRQMADSPVFSAPGRERLLKLLDPRGAAVAFCRSAFGAEFTAAPEPALSRDHKAARPDVAVHR
- a CDS encoding class I SAM-dependent methyltransferase; translation: MHESDIITEPIAIEPPAPVVPTSERPRLVTRLAPANDRQRYFDHYWETRQLTSVDSRTRLRIGLIDRMLEHRGGRLLDVGCGRGSAAAYFAESGFDVAAIDLSPMAVEWTRRQHHRIRAAVVDLETDPIHGLFDVVLCLEVLQQVREPARALEKLVAALAPDGELYVSLPNEFHLARRLNILRGRVDFGGIDDSHIKLYTVAEHRRLLAVCGLRITGVRVQSVFPPRWWGGHPHAWGNHLARLWPGLFALSVIYKCRRQPAV